The proteins below come from a single Prolixibacter sp. NT017 genomic window:
- a CDS encoding mannose-1-phosphate guanylyltransferase codes for MNTNNYLVIMAGGIGSRFWPMSTAEKPKQFLDVLGTGRTLLQQTVHRFRNIVPNENIYIVTSANYQQLVLEQIPELTSGQVLLEPCMRNTAPCIAYAAWKINQQNPEANIVVAPSDHLITDESQFEQVIQSGLSFTAANDTLLTLGMKPHRPETGYGYIQAGEEEDELSIHSVKAFKEKPNRETAQQYLDEGNYYWNSGIFIWSVQSIMKAIRSYLPDIAEIFDQGENVYYTEKEQDFINEMFPACPKISVDYGIMEKADNIFVMPADFGWSDLGTWGSLWEKRDRNHNGNTVVGSGVHLFECSDTIVHVPNERPMVLQGLDGYIVVEANGVLLVCKKEEEQRIKDFRESVVTMKN; via the coding sequence ATGAACACCAACAACTATCTCGTCATCATGGCCGGAGGCATCGGCAGCCGGTTCTGGCCCATGAGTACAGCAGAAAAGCCTAAACAGTTTCTGGACGTATTAGGAACCGGGAGAACTTTACTTCAACAAACCGTTCACCGTTTCCGGAATATCGTTCCCAACGAAAACATCTACATTGTCACTTCAGCCAACTACCAACAACTGGTACTGGAACAAATACCGGAGCTAACTTCCGGACAAGTCTTGCTGGAACCCTGTATGCGGAACACAGCGCCTTGCATCGCCTATGCAGCCTGGAAAATCAATCAGCAAAACCCGGAAGCCAACATCGTGGTTGCTCCTTCCGACCACCTCATCACTGATGAGTCGCAATTTGAGCAAGTCATTCAATCCGGACTGTCCTTCACCGCTGCGAACGATACCCTGCTTACGTTAGGCATGAAACCACATCGCCCCGAGACCGGCTACGGTTACATTCAGGCTGGTGAAGAAGAGGATGAGCTGTCCATCCATTCCGTGAAAGCTTTTAAAGAGAAGCCCAATCGCGAAACTGCCCAACAATATCTCGACGAAGGAAATTACTACTGGAACTCAGGTATATTTATCTGGAGTGTGCAAAGCATCATGAAAGCTATCCGGTCGTATCTTCCCGACATCGCTGAGATATTCGATCAAGGTGAGAATGTCTATTACACCGAAAAAGAGCAGGACTTCATCAACGAGATGTTCCCGGCTTGTCCGAAGATTTCCGTAGACTACGGCATCATGGAAAAAGCCGACAATATTTTTGTCATGCCGGCCGACTTCGGCTGGAGCGACCTGGGAACCTGGGGCAGCCTGTGGGAGAAACGGGATCGCAATCACAATGGCAACACGGTAGTCGGCAGTGGCGTTCATCTCTTCGAATGCTCCGATACGATTGTCCATGTTCCCAATGAACGCCCGATGGTGTTGCAGGGACTGGACGGTTACATCGTGGTGGAAGCCAACGGTGTACTACTGGTCTGCAAAAAAGAGGAAGAACAGCGCATCAAAGATTTCCGCGAAAGCGTGGTAACAATGAAAAATTAA
- a CDS encoding adenylyltransferase/cytidyltransferase family protein — translation MPNQKVFVSGCFDMLHSGHVAFFEEAATHGDLYVGLGSDRNIEQLKGRKTINTEQERLYMVKSLKHVKDAWINQGMGLLDFMEELEALRPDIFFVNEDGYTPDKKTLCSKLGIELRVSKRIPHADLPARSTTALRQECRIPYRLDLAGGWLDQPYVSKLHPGPVITISIEPDFEFNDRSGMSSSTRKRAIELWHTDIPDDDKEKLAYTLFCVENPPGRKYVSGSQDAVGIVFPGINKLDYSQEQYWPEKITPFTNEDTLKWLERRLWFINLSPRESGYDVLSDTAITEQGARELAEAAEGVWKAIQKKDIKSFGQQFRRSFEAQISMFPHMVNEHIWEQIKQYENTALGWKISGAGGGGYLVLVCEEPVPNAMQIKIRRP, via the coding sequence ATGCCAAACCAAAAAGTATTTGTATCCGGTTGTTTTGATATGCTCCATTCGGGGCATGTCGCATTTTTCGAGGAAGCAGCCACCCACGGCGACCTTTATGTCGGCCTGGGTTCCGACCGGAATATCGAGCAATTAAAAGGACGTAAAACCATCAATACCGAGCAGGAACGACTCTACATGGTCAAATCCCTGAAGCATGTAAAAGATGCCTGGATAAACCAGGGAATGGGGCTGCTCGATTTTATGGAAGAACTGGAAGCACTCCGTCCCGATATTTTCTTTGTGAACGAAGACGGTTACACACCCGATAAGAAAACCCTATGCAGCAAACTCGGTATCGAGCTAAGGGTGAGTAAACGTATCCCGCATGCCGATCTGCCGGCCCGCTCCACCACCGCCTTACGACAGGAGTGCCGTATTCCTTACCGGCTGGATCTGGCTGGCGGTTGGCTTGACCAACCCTACGTGTCGAAATTACATCCCGGACCGGTGATCACCATCTCCATTGAGCCCGACTTCGAGTTCAACGACCGGAGCGGAATGTCCAGCAGTACACGCAAGCGGGCCATCGAATTATGGCATACGGATATTCCCGATGATGACAAGGAGAAACTGGCTTATACCCTCTTCTGTGTCGAAAATCCTCCGGGACGGAAATACGTCAGTGGATCGCAGGATGCCGTCGGAATTGTCTTTCCCGGCATCAATAAGCTCGATTACTCACAGGAACAGTACTGGCCCGAAAAGATTACTCCTTTTACCAACGAAGACACGTTAAAGTGGCTGGAGCGACGCTTGTGGTTCATTAACCTTTCACCACGCGAAAGTGGTTATGATGTTCTCTCTGATACGGCAATTACAGAGCAGGGAGCCCGGGAACTGGCTGAAGCAGCCGAAGGTGTCTGGAAAGCCATTCAGAAAAAAGACATTAAATCATTCGGACAGCAATTCCGTCGTTCATTTGAAGCACAAATCAGCATGTTTCCGCACATGGTGAATGAACACATTTGGGAACAAATCAAACAATACGAAAATACGGCACTCGGATGGAAAATATCCGGTGCCGGCGGAGGTGGCTACCTGGTTCTGGTTTGCGAAGAACCTGTTCCCAATGCCATGCAAATCAAGATCAGAAGGCCATAG
- a CDS encoding GDP-L-fucose synthase, with translation MEQNSKIYIAGHRGLVGSAILKNLKEKGYTNFVLRTHSKLDLTNQQAVADFFAEEKPEYVFLAAAKVGGIVANNTYRGQFIYENLMIQNNVIHAAYKNNVKKLMFLGSTCIYPREAPQPMPEDSLLTSPLEYTNEPYAIAKIAGIKLCESYNLQYGTNYISVMPTNLYGPNDNFDLEKSHVLPALLRKAHLGKCLEEGNWETLRADLDKNPVEGVNGKASEEQILETLEKYGIRSQKSKVKSQKSNDDLGPSTLDLRPVSIEIWGSGKPMREFLWSEDMADACVFLMENVEFTDIIESQRSKVEQSEIPTLGVGVKGQKSDEDLRPSDIRRSTEIRNTHINIGTGKEVSIKQLAELIKEKVGFKGDLVFNTDKPDGTLRKLTDPSKLHQLGWQHKIEIEDGIEQMYNWYLG, from the coding sequence ATGGAACAAAACAGCAAAATATACATCGCCGGCCATCGCGGACTTGTCGGTTCGGCTATTCTGAAAAACTTAAAAGAAAAAGGGTACACCAATTTTGTATTGCGCACACATAGCAAATTGGACCTGACCAATCAGCAGGCCGTAGCTGATTTCTTTGCCGAAGAAAAACCCGAATACGTTTTTCTGGCGGCAGCCAAAGTAGGCGGCATTGTGGCCAACAACACCTACCGGGGACAATTCATCTACGAGAACCTGATGATTCAGAACAATGTCATCCACGCGGCATACAAAAACAACGTCAAAAAACTGATGTTCCTGGGCAGTACCTGCATCTATCCACGGGAAGCGCCGCAGCCTATGCCCGAAGATTCGCTCCTCACCTCTCCGCTGGAATACACCAACGAGCCCTATGCCATTGCCAAAATAGCCGGCATTAAGTTGTGTGAGAGTTACAACCTGCAATACGGCACCAACTACATCTCGGTGATGCCGACCAACCTCTATGGTCCCAACGACAACTTCGACCTGGAAAAATCACACGTACTTCCTGCACTCCTTCGCAAAGCCCATCTGGGTAAATGTCTCGAAGAAGGCAACTGGGAAACGCTCCGCGCCGATCTGGACAAAAATCCGGTAGAAGGGGTTAATGGAAAAGCCTCCGAAGAACAAATACTGGAAACGCTGGAGAAATACGGGATACGAAGTCAAAAGTCAAAAGTCAAAAGTCAAAAGTCGAACGATGACCTGGGACCTTCGACCTTAGACCTTAGACCAGTCTCTATCGAGATATGGGGAAGTGGCAAGCCCATGCGCGAATTCCTCTGGTCGGAAGACATGGCCGATGCATGTGTATTCTTGATGGAAAATGTTGAATTCACCGATATTATTGAAAGTCAAAGGTCAAAAGTTGAGCAAAGCGAAATCCCGACCTTAGGCGTCGGGGTCAAAGGTCAAAAGTCAGATGAGGACCTGAGACCTTCAGACATTCGACGTTCGACAGAGATTAGAAACACCCACATCAACATCGGTACCGGAAAAGAAGTCTCCATCAAACAGCTGGCAGAACTCATCAAGGAAAAAGTTGGTTTCAAAGGCGATTTGGTCTTCAACACCGACAAACCGGATGGAACCCTACGCAAACTAACCGATCCGTCCAAACTCCACCAACTGGGCTGGCAGCACAAAATCGAAATCGAAGACGGCATCGAACAAATGTATAACTGGTACCTTGGTTAG
- a CDS encoding four helix bundle protein produces the protein MQIINSHRELKVYQQAFESAMKIYMLSKSFPKEETYSLTDQIRRSSRSVCSNIAEAFRRRKYPKSFSSKLSESEAEAAETQNWLDFALKCDYITADMHIKLDQEYEHIIGMLVNMQKHPEKWGI, from the coding sequence ATGCAGATCATCAATAGTCATAGGGAATTGAAAGTTTATCAACAGGCATTTGAAAGTGCCATGAAGATATATATGCTTTCTAAATCATTTCCTAAAGAAGAAACATATTCACTGACTGATCAAATAAGACGTTCATCCCGATCGGTATGCAGTAATATAGCAGAAGCGTTCAGAAGAAGGAAATATCCTAAATCATTTTCCTCAAAATTGAGTGAGAGTGAAGCTGAAGCTGCTGAAACACAAAATTGGCTCGATTTTGCACTGAAATGTGATTACATTACAGCAGACATGCATATAAAACTTGATCAGGAATATGAACACATTATCGGAATGCTTGTCAACATGCAAAAGCACCCCGAAAAATGGGGCATTTGA
- the gmd gene encoding GDP-mannose 4,6-dehydratase — protein MSQKVALITGVTGQDGAYLSEYLLKKGYIVHGIKRRSSLFNTDRIDHLYQDPHVEHRNFILHYGDLTDSMNLTRIIQEVQPDEIYNLAAMSHVAVSFETPEYVGNADGLGTLRILEAVRLLGLTEKTRIYQASTSELYGMVQEVPQSEKTPFYPRSPYAVAKLYAYWITVNYREAYKMHASNGILFNHESPIRGETFVTRKVTRALSRIALGMQDKVFMGNLSSKRDWGHAKDYVRAMYLILQQDQPDDYVIATGITTTIRDFIKKAAAEVGMEITFQGEGVDEKGYLTAVDEKVFSQKVGEQYLEGIKARITPSHALTSASSPLVAVDPAYFRPTEVDLLIGDPTKSNTVLGWKPEYDLDGLIKDMMQSDIKVMQKDAWLKEGGYRIMNYFE, from the coding sequence ATGTCACAAAAAGTAGCTTTGATTACCGGTGTCACCGGACAGGATGGCGCCTACCTGAGTGAATACCTGCTGAAAAAAGGATACATCGTACACGGCATCAAACGCCGCTCCTCGTTGTTCAATACCGACCGCATCGATCACCTGTACCAGGACCCGCACGTGGAGCACCGGAACTTCATTCTCCATTACGGCGACCTCACCGACTCGATGAACCTCACCCGCATCATCCAGGAGGTACAACCCGACGAGATATACAACCTGGCGGCCATGAGTCACGTAGCTGTCAGCTTCGAAACCCCCGAATATGTGGGCAATGCCGATGGTCTGGGAACGCTCCGCATCCTGGAAGCCGTTCGTCTCTTAGGCTTAACCGAAAAAACCCGTATCTACCAGGCATCCACCTCCGAACTGTATGGCATGGTACAGGAGGTGCCGCAAAGCGAGAAAACACCGTTCTATCCCCGTTCCCCCTATGCCGTAGCGAAACTGTACGCCTACTGGATTACGGTAAACTACCGTGAAGCATACAAAATGCATGCGAGCAACGGAATTCTCTTTAATCATGAGTCCCCTATCCGTGGTGAAACATTTGTGACCCGGAAAGTAACCCGCGCCCTCAGCCGTATCGCATTAGGCATGCAGGATAAAGTCTTCATGGGAAACCTGTCCAGCAAACGCGACTGGGGACATGCCAAGGATTACGTACGGGCCATGTACCTCATCCTGCAACAGGACCAACCCGATGATTATGTAATTGCAACCGGTATCACCACCACCATTCGTGACTTTATCAAAAAGGCTGCAGCCGAAGTGGGTATGGAAATTACCTTCCAGGGCGAAGGCGTCGATGAAAAAGGATACCTGACCGCTGTCGATGAGAAAGTATTCAGCCAAAAAGTCGGAGAACAATATCTTGAAGGCATCAAAGCGCGAATCACACCTTCTCACGCTCTCACTTCCGCATCTTCCCCACTCGTGGCAGTCGACCCGGCTTATTTCCGTCCGACGGAAGTAGACCTGCTGATTGGCGACCCAACCAAATCGAACACCGTACTGGGATGGAAACCTGAATATGACCTTGACGGCCTCATCAAAGACATGATGCAATCCGACATCAAAGTCATGCAAAAAGATGCCTGGCTAAAGGAAGGGGGGTATAGAATTATGAACTACTTCGAGTAA
- a CDS encoding IS256 family transposase → MEEQKFDYEAFEKEAIEQLKKGKKLEGKGGVLAPLLQRLLNASLHGELDAHLQEGETQNRRNGKGTKKVKTSFGEIEIDSPRDRESSFSPQIVRKRQLTLGDGIDHKVISLYAKGMSYESICEHLEDLYGITLSPATLSAITDRIMPEVYQWQNRPLEALYPIVWLDAVHYKVRSEGRIVHKAVYHVLGVGQDGIKEILGMYIGEKEGAKFWLQVLSDLQNRGVKDILIACIDNLTGFKEAIESIFPKTDVQLCVIHQIRNSFKYLRKKDYKEFVADLRLIYTALNYQEGERNLDKFDEKWGKQYPAVIRSWRNNWDGLSTFFHYPYELRRLMYTTNIIESYHSQLRKITKSKRIFPNDAALLKLLYLITIRITEKWSRPIKNWKNTLAQLSILYEERMNPE, encoded by the coding sequence ATGGAGGAACAGAAATTTGACTATGAAGCCTTTGAGAAGGAAGCTATCGAGCAACTGAAAAAGGGAAAGAAGCTTGAAGGGAAAGGCGGGGTGTTGGCTCCGTTATTGCAACGGCTGCTAAATGCAAGCCTTCATGGAGAACTTGACGCCCATCTACAGGAAGGTGAAACGCAAAATCGCCGTAACGGCAAGGGGACAAAGAAGGTAAAAACAAGTTTTGGCGAAATCGAAATCGATTCACCCCGGGATCGTGAAAGCAGCTTCTCACCGCAGATTGTCCGCAAACGGCAGCTGACCCTGGGAGATGGAATCGATCACAAAGTGATTTCTCTTTATGCCAAAGGGATGAGTTATGAGAGCATTTGTGAACACCTGGAAGATTTATATGGCATCACACTTTCTCCGGCCACATTAAGCGCAATAACCGACCGTATTATGCCCGAGGTTTACCAGTGGCAAAACCGTCCGTTGGAGGCTTTATATCCGATTGTATGGCTCGATGCAGTCCATTACAAAGTGCGTAGTGAAGGAAGGATTGTTCACAAAGCAGTTTATCATGTTCTCGGAGTCGGTCAGGATGGCATAAAAGAAATACTGGGGATGTATATCGGTGAGAAAGAGGGAGCTAAATTTTGGTTACAGGTGCTGAGCGACCTTCAGAACCGGGGAGTCAAAGACATCCTGATTGCCTGCATTGATAACCTGACTGGCTTTAAAGAAGCTATCGAAAGTATCTTTCCCAAAACCGATGTTCAACTATGTGTGATTCACCAAATCCGTAATTCCTTTAAATATTTACGTAAAAAAGATTACAAGGAGTTTGTAGCTGACCTGCGATTAATTTATACCGCTCTAAATTACCAGGAAGGGGAAAGGAATCTGGACAAGTTTGATGAAAAATGGGGGAAGCAATACCCTGCTGTCATTCGTTCATGGAGGAATAACTGGGACGGACTCAGTACTTTTTTCCACTACCCCTATGAGCTCCGCAGGCTCATGTACACCACCAACATCATCGAAAGTTATCACAGCCAGTTACGTAAAATCACCAAAAGCAAGAGAATATTTCCAAACGACGCAGCTCTGTTAAAGCTGCTGTACCTGATAACAATAAGAATAACAGAAAAATGGTCGAGGCCAATTAAGAACTGGAAAAATACGTTAGCTCAACTTTCAATACTATATGAAGAGAGAATGAATCCTGAATAA
- the rfbB gene encoding dTDP-glucose 4,6-dehydratase: MKHILVTGGAGFIGANFIPYYLEAHPDTFIINLDKLTYAGDLNNLSEVENHNRYELVKGDIGNRELVEYLFAKYDIRGVFHFAAESHVDNSITGPEVFIRTNVNGTFNLLDVAYKYWMEKPFTVKPGYEACRFHHISTDEVYGTLGVEGLFEETTPYAPNSPYSASKASSDLIVRAYFHTYGMNVTTSNCSNNYGPKQHDEKLIPIIIRKALAKEPIPIYGDGKNIRDWLYVLDHCKGIDLVEQKGKSGETYNIGGRNERDNLFIVNHICQLLDERAPRNDGKKYADLITFVTDRAGHDRRYAIDATKIETQLGWQADENFESGIIKTVVWYLEKYIGR, encoded by the coding sequence ATGAAACATATCCTAGTCACAGGCGGTGCCGGATTCATCGGCGCCAACTTCATTCCCTACTACCTGGAAGCCCATCCCGACACTTTCATCATCAATCTCGACAAACTGACCTATGCAGGCGACCTGAACAACCTCTCCGAAGTGGAAAACCACAATCGCTATGAGTTAGTGAAAGGAGACATCGGTAACCGTGAACTGGTAGAATACCTGTTTGCCAAATATGATATCCGGGGGGTATTTCATTTCGCCGCCGAATCGCATGTCGACAACTCCATCACCGGGCCGGAGGTTTTCATCCGTACCAACGTGAATGGAACTTTCAATCTATTAGATGTCGCTTACAAATACTGGATGGAAAAGCCCTTCACCGTGAAACCGGGTTACGAAGCGTGCCGTTTTCACCACATCTCGACTGATGAGGTATACGGAACGCTGGGTGTCGAAGGCCTGTTCGAAGAAACCACGCCTTATGCGCCCAACAGTCCCTATTCGGCGTCCAAAGCCAGTTCCGATCTGATTGTTCGGGCTTATTTCCATACCTACGGAATGAATGTCACCACCAGCAATTGTTCCAATAACTATGGTCCCAAACAACATGATGAGAAGCTCATTCCGATCATCATCCGAAAAGCATTGGCCAAAGAGCCTATCCCCATTTACGGTGATGGCAAAAACATCCGTGACTGGTTATACGTACTAGATCACTGCAAAGGCATCGACCTGGTGGAGCAGAAGGGCAAATCAGGTGAAACCTACAATATTGGCGGCCGCAACGAACGCGACAACCTGTTTATCGTAAACCACATCTGTCAACTGCTCGATGAAAGGGCACCGCGTAATGATGGAAAGAAATACGCCGACCTTATCACTTTCGTCACCGACCGTGCCGGCCACGACCGCCGCTACGCCATCGATGCCACCAAAATCGAAACCCAGCTCGGCTGGCAAGCCGATGAAAATTTCGAGTCCGGCATCATTAAAACCGTCGTTTGGTACCTGGAGAAATATATCGGTCGGTAG
- the rfbC gene encoding dTDP-4-dehydrorhamnose 3,5-epimerase encodes MTFTQTTIPGVFVIEPKVFGDARGYFFESFSQKEFEQHIGAINFVQDNESRSTRGVLRGLHFQRPPFAQAKLVRCIEGEVLDVAVDLRQGSPTNKQYVAVKLTGENKRQLFIPRGFAHGFVVLSETATFAYKVDNVYAPDHDGGIAWNDPEINVDWQIDGSEVLLSAKDQALKPLSETDIPFEYKQ; translated from the coding sequence ATGACCTTCACCCAAACCACCATCCCCGGTGTTTTCGTTATCGAACCCAAAGTTTTCGGAGATGCACGCGGATATTTCTTTGAATCATTCAGTCAAAAAGAATTTGAACAACATATTGGTGCTATCAACTTTGTACAGGATAACGAATCCCGTTCAACAAGGGGCGTTCTGCGCGGACTCCATTTTCAGCGTCCGCCGTTTGCCCAGGCCAAACTGGTCCGTTGCATCGAAGGAGAAGTGCTCGATGTAGCCGTCGATCTGCGCCAGGGATCACCGACCAACAAACAATACGTGGCGGTAAAACTCACCGGAGAAAACAAACGCCAGCTATTCATTCCCCGCGGTTTTGCCCACGGGTTCGTGGTATTGAGTGAAACGGCCACTTTTGCCTATAAAGTAGATAACGTGTATGCTCCCGACCATGACGGTGGCATCGCCTGGAACGATCCGGAAATCAATGTTGACTGGCAAATTGATGGTTCGGAAGTACTGCTTTCTGCCAAAGACCAGGCATTAAAACCATTGAGCGAAACAGACATTCCATTTGAATACAAACAGTAG
- a CDS encoding GIY-YIG nuclease family protein: MQYRTYQTYILTNKNHMVLYTGVTSDLKQRVEEHKRKAYPKSFTARYNVDILVWFEQYFDIGEAIAREKQIKAGSRQKKIDLINSMNPEWEDLYEEL; encoded by the coding sequence ATGCAATACCGTACCTACCAAACCTACATCCTGACCAACAAGAACCACATGGTTCTGTATACAGGAGTAACGTCCGACCTGAAGCAACGGGTAGAAGAACACAAACGAAAAGCCTACCCAAAATCCTTTACTGCTCGGTACAATGTGGATATTCTGGTTTGGTTCGAACAATACTTCGACATTGGTGAGGCCATTGCAAGGGAGAAGCAGATCAAGGCCGGTTCCCGACAAAAGAAAATTGACTTAATCAACTCCATGAATCCAGAATGGGAGGATTTATACGAAGAGTTGTAA
- the rfbA gene encoding glucose-1-phosphate thymidylyltransferase RfbA: MKGIILAGGSGTRLYPITKGISKQLLPIFDKPMIYYPLSVLMLAGIREVLIISTPEDLPGFQKLLGSGEDLGMQFSYKEQPSPDGLAQAFTIGEEFIGNNSVCMVLGDNIFYGHGLVDLLKQARRNVEEEGKPTVFGYYVNDPERYGVATFDKEGNVTSIEEKPEKPASNYAVVGLYFYTNDVVEVAKNIQPSARGEYEITTVNQHYLDEGRLKVELMGRGYAWLDTGTHESFLDASQFIQTVETRQGLKIACIEEIAYKMGYIDANQVRQLAEPLKKNGYGQYLLKLVAE; the protein is encoded by the coding sequence ATGAAAGGCATCATCCTTGCCGGCGGTTCCGGCACGCGGCTCTACCCCATTACCAAGGGGATTTCCAAACAGTTATTACCGATTTTTGACAAACCGATGATCTATTACCCACTGTCGGTGCTTATGCTGGCAGGCATCCGGGAAGTGCTCATCATCTCCACACCGGAAGATCTACCGGGTTTTCAAAAATTATTGGGCAGTGGTGAAGATTTAGGCATGCAATTCAGTTACAAAGAACAACCCAGTCCGGATGGACTGGCCCAGGCATTCACCATCGGGGAAGAATTTATCGGAAACAATAGCGTCTGCATGGTCTTGGGTGATAACATCTTTTACGGCCACGGCCTGGTGGATTTGTTGAAACAAGCTCGCAGAAACGTGGAAGAAGAGGGCAAACCTACCGTATTTGGGTATTATGTGAACGACCCGGAACGTTACGGAGTGGCCACGTTCGATAAAGAAGGCAATGTCACCTCTATCGAAGAAAAACCGGAAAAACCGGCTTCCAACTATGCCGTAGTAGGGCTCTATTTCTACACCAATGATGTAGTAGAAGTTGCCAAAAACATTCAGCCCTCCGCTCGTGGAGAGTACGAAATTACCACGGTTAACCAGCACTACCTGGACGAAGGCCGGTTAAAAGTGGAACTAATGGGCCGCGGCTATGCCTGGCTCGATACCGGCACACACGAATCCTTCCTCGATGCCAGTCAATTTATCCAGACCGTCGAAACCCGTCAGGGACTTAAAATTGCCTGCATTGAAGAAATCGCATACAAAATGGGCTACATCGATGCCAACCAGGTCCGCCAACTCGCTGAACCGTTGAAAAAGAACGGTTACGGACAATATTTGTTGAAGCTGGTCGCTGAGTAA